A genomic segment from Deinococcus humi encodes:
- a CDS encoding ABC transporter substrate-binding protein, whose protein sequence is MKRTLLLAVALAAAAQTAAGATTVAEVKKKGVLILGTDPTFSPFEFKDKTGQITGFDIDIALAVAKDLGVKLQIQAVGFGALMPQSVTSGRVDMAMSGITITDERAKVVSFSAPYYRSAQVFIVKGGNPDKFNWPSDVKGKTIGVQANTTGQFVADDVLKSKGAVLKVYDDFAAGLADIRAGRIAALVGDAPTVTDLQKRLPGQFARAGKDLAAEDYGMVFAKNSDLAAAANKTLARLKASGEYQKLLDRWIVQK, encoded by the coding sequence ATGAAACGGACCCTTCTCCTCGCCGTAGCTCTCGCTGCCGCCGCCCAGACTGCTGCCGGGGCCACCACCGTCGCCGAGGTCAAGAAAAAAGGCGTGTTAATCCTGGGCACCGATCCCACCTTCTCCCCGTTCGAGTTCAAGGATAAGACCGGTCAGATTACCGGCTTCGACATCGACATCGCGCTCGCTGTGGCGAAGGATCTGGGCGTCAAGCTCCAGATTCAGGCGGTGGGCTTCGGGGCACTGATGCCGCAGTCGGTCACGTCCGGGCGGGTGGACATGGCCATGAGCGGCATCACCATCACGGATGAGCGGGCCAAAGTGGTGTCATTCAGCGCGCCGTACTACCGCAGCGCCCAGGTCTTTATCGTGAAGGGCGGCAACCCAGACAAGTTCAACTGGCCCAGTGACGTCAAGGGCAAGACCATCGGTGTGCAGGCCAACACCACCGGGCAGTTCGTGGCCGACGACGTGCTCAAGTCCAAGGGCGCGGTTTTAAAAGTCTACGATGACTTCGCGGCAGGGCTGGCCGACATCCGGGCGGGCCGGATTGCCGCGCTGGTCGGTGACGCCCCCACCGTCACGGACCTGCAAAAGCGCCTGCCAGGGCAATTTGCCAGAGCCGGCAAGGATCTTGCAGCAGAAGACTACGGCATGGTGTTCGCCAAAAACAGCGATCTGGCCGCCGCGGCCAATAAGACCCTGGCCCGTCTGAAGGCGAGCGGCGAGTATCAGAAGCTGCTGGATCGCTGGATCGTGCAGAAGTAA
- a CDS encoding TlpA family protein disulfide reductase: MDWPGLTDFVYGEPVPPPAGWTRPGLVMTFNLECAGCVSRGIPFMKKLHAEFGERVQLVAVHTSHGHRPLPREDVEPTLVKFAHDFARLPFPVALDVSGDLARAWQTEGTPHWLAFAPGGELLRSVYGSQENAQTRLRYLLEEWTGLV, translated from the coding sequence ATGGACTGGCCTGGACTGACTGATTTCGTTTACGGTGAACCGGTACCGCCCCCTGCCGGGTGGACGCGCCCAGGACTGGTCATGACCTTTAACCTGGAATGTGCGGGCTGTGTCTCACGCGGCATTCCGTTCATGAAAAAGCTGCATGCCGAATTTGGAGAACGGGTTCAATTGGTGGCCGTCCACACCAGTCACGGTCACCGCCCCCTGCCACGTGAGGACGTGGAGCCGACGCTGGTCAAGTTCGCCCACGACTTTGCCCGGCTGCCATTTCCCGTCGCGTTGGACGTATCCGGCGATCTGGCCCGCGCCTGGCAGACCGAGGGCACGCCACACTGGTTGGCTTTTGCCCCTGGCGGAGAGCTGCTGCGGAGCGTGTACGGCAGCCAGGAGAACGCCCAGACCCGCCTGCGCTACCTGCTGGAGGAGTGGACGGGTCTGGTTTAG
- a CDS encoding DUF202 domain-containing protein produces the protein MADDRDQHRNLGQARTDWAERRTALSSERTFAAWGRTALSCIGVGLAATKLFGDLQPQWLLRVVVVGLVALGVLALAFGYYSFNKSARDLEERGEHSLPLGWIGAFAVILALLGIAGLFLVW, from the coding sequence ATGGCAGACGACCGAGACCAGCACCGCAATCTGGGTCAGGCCCGCACCGACTGGGCCGAGCGCCGCACCGCGCTGTCCTCCGAGCGGACCTTTGCCGCCTGGGGCCGCACCGCGCTGTCCTGCATCGGCGTGGGGCTGGCGGCCACCAAGCTGTTCGGCGACCTGCAACCGCAGTGGCTGCTGCGGGTGGTGGTGGTGGGTCTCGTGGCTCTGGGCGTGCTGGCGCTGGCTTTCGGTTATTACAGCTTCAATAAATCGGCCCGGGATCTGGAAGAGCGGGGCGAACACAGCCTGCCGCTGGGGTGGATCGGCGCGTTTGCGGTGATTCTGGCCCTGCTGGGCATCGCCGGGCTGTTTCTGGTCTGGTGA
- a CDS encoding NAD(P)/FAD-dependent oxidoreductase: MKTLILGAGYAGLAVATKMKPHAGLEALLVEQNAFHTFETRLHEAAAHNTRVTLPLAPLLRGTGVELEQASVEGVDLDEREVTLKDGRVLTYDTLVVGLGSVTNFYRIPGLAENASELKQLSDADEIFNFVNRAYSGEFQGVRDIVVGGAGLTGVELVTELAQRAELLSKARGLPPMNIYLVEAGPKILPVLDDALRGKAQRTLEDYGIHILTGHRLMQATADSVTVQTADGEQKIIPAGKIIWTGGIQARDILKGGKLEKGPGGRVAVDDKLRAKGYPEVFVIGDMGLALNQEGKPVPTTAQHAGQQGRLTGKNIMRLAKGEEIEPYEPTTLGEFVSLGGLMAVGWMKLPWNQKLAITGGIAHVMKRASEWRWRASID; the protein is encoded by the coding sequence ATGAAAACCCTGATTCTCGGTGCCGGCTACGCTGGTCTCGCCGTCGCCACCAAAATGAAGCCCCACGCTGGTTTGGAAGCCCTGCTCGTCGAGCAAAACGCTTTTCATACCTTCGAAACCCGTCTGCACGAGGCCGCTGCGCACAACACCCGCGTGACGTTGCCGCTGGCCCCGCTGCTGCGCGGCACCGGCGTGGAACTGGAGCAGGCCAGCGTGGAAGGCGTTGACCTTGACGAGCGTGAAGTGACGCTCAAGGACGGGCGCGTGCTGACCTACGACACCCTGGTGGTGGGCCTAGGCAGCGTGACCAACTTCTACCGCATCCCCGGCCTGGCCGAAAACGCCAGCGAGCTCAAGCAGCTCAGCGACGCCGACGAGATCTTCAACTTCGTCAACCGCGCCTACAGCGGCGAGTTCCAGGGCGTGCGCGACATCGTGGTGGGCGGCGCGGGCCTGACCGGCGTGGAACTGGTCACCGAGCTTGCCCAACGCGCCGAACTGCTCAGCAAGGCGCGCGGCCTGCCGCCCATGAACATCTATCTGGTGGAGGCCGGCCCGAAGATCCTGCCGGTGCTGGACGACGCCCTACGCGGCAAGGCCCAGCGCACGTTGGAGGACTACGGCATCCACATCCTGACCGGCCACCGCCTGATGCAGGCCACCGCCGACAGCGTGACCGTGCAGACCGCTGATGGCGAGCAGAAGATCATCCCGGCAGGCAAGATCATCTGGACCGGCGGGATCCAGGCCCGCGACATCTTGAAGGGCGGGAAACTGGAAAAAGGCCCCGGCGGGCGCGTGGCCGTGGACGACAAGCTGCGCGCAAAGGGTTACCCCGAAGTGTTCGTGATCGGCGACATGGGTCTGGCGCTGAACCAGGAAGGCAAGCCGGTGCCCACTACCGCCCAGCACGCCGGGCAGCAGGGCCGCCTGACGGGCAAGAACATCATGCGGCTGGCCAAGGGCGAGGAAATCGAGCCCTACGAACCCACCACGTTGGGCGAATTCGTCTCACTGGGCGGCCTGATGGCCGTGGGCTGGATGAAGCTGCCGTGGAACCAGAAGCTGGCGATCACGGGCGGCATCGCCCACGTCATGAAGCGTGCCTCCGAGTGGCGCTGGCGCGCCAGCATCGACTGA
- a CDS encoding (2Fe-2S)-binding protein, translating to MNVTVNVNGKPYTRDVEPRTLLVHFLRDDLLLTGTHVGCDTSQCGACTVHIDGHAVKSCTVLAVQVDGMDVRTIEGLGTPGEMHPLQTGFWEQHGLQCGFCTPGMIMASAELLKHNPHPSEEEIRYHLEGNFCRCTGYHNIVKAVQHAAEIMDGSGQAGGQAADD from the coding sequence ATGAACGTGACAGTGAACGTCAACGGCAAACCCTACACCCGCGATGTGGAGCCGAGAACCCTCCTCGTCCACTTTCTACGCGATGACCTGCTGCTGACCGGCACGCATGTCGGCTGCGACACCAGTCAGTGCGGGGCCTGCACCGTGCACATTGATGGTCACGCGGTCAAGAGCTGCACCGTGCTGGCCGTGCAGGTTGACGGCATGGACGTCCGGACTATTGAGGGCCTGGGCACGCCCGGCGAGATGCACCCGCTGCAGACCGGCTTCTGGGAGCAACACGGCTTGCAGTGCGGCTTCTGCACCCCCGGCATGATCATGGCGAGCGCCGAACTGCTCAAGCACAATCCCCATCCCAGCGAGGAGGAGATCCGCTACCACCTGGAGGGAAACTTCTGCCGCTGCACCGGCTACCACAACATCGTCAAGGCCGTGCAGCACGCTGCGGAGATCATGGACGGCAGTGGGCAGGCTGGCGGACAGGCCGCGGACGATTAG
- a CDS encoding xanthine dehydrogenase family protein molybdopterin-binding subunit yields MTDTESRTDKYFGQALKRKEDPRFITGAGNYTDDIVLPGMLHAAMVRSPYPHAKINGINKESVTDMPGVVAVLTGQDVKDAGIGSIPVGWLLPELKTPAHPAIALDEANHVGDIVAVVVAESRALAEDAASMLEVDYEPLPSVAFAGAALAEGAPTVHDDVPGNVAFNWEIGDEMAVKEAFNVAHKTVKLKLRNHRLIPNAIEPRASLAQFTPASGEYLLYTTSQNPHIHRLILAAFVMNIPEHKLRVISPDVGGGFGSKIFQYQEEVIMLLAARMLGRPVKWTARRSEAFVSDMQGRDHETETEMAVDENGKMLALRVNTLANLGAYQTLFAPAVPTYLYGTLCNGVYKLPAIHVKVQGVMTNTVPVDAYRGAGRPEATYAVERTVDATAHALGEDPAEFRRKNFIQPEDFPYQTPVALVYDSGNYEPALDMALNMMKYPELRAEQQRMKGSNKILGVGVISYVEACGLAPSALVGQLGAQAGQWESSLVRVYPTGKVELFTGSHSHGQGHETAFPQIAADELQIPIEDIDLVHGDTGRMPYGWGTYGSRSAAVGGSALKVALQKITAKAKKIAAHLLEASEEDVEHADGVFRIKGAPDQSKTFFDVALMAHLAHSLPDGMEPGLEATAFYDPKNFVYPFGTHMAVVEIDTDTGKVDLRNYGCVDDCGPLINPLIVEGQVHGGIAQGAGQALWEEGAYDEDGNLLAASYMEYTMPRADDLPMYQIDHTVTPSPHNPLGVKGIGESGTIASSAAVANAVMDALWHECGIEHMDMPYTAEKVWKAIRASRAGMGQAADD; encoded by the coding sequence ATGACCGACACCGAATCCAGAACCGACAAGTATTTCGGCCAGGCCCTCAAGCGTAAGGAAGACCCGCGTTTCATCACCGGCGCGGGCAATTACACCGACGACATCGTGTTGCCGGGCATGCTGCACGCCGCGATGGTGCGCAGCCCTTACCCCCACGCGAAGATCAACGGCATCAACAAAGAGAGCGTGACTGACATGCCCGGCGTGGTGGCCGTGCTGACCGGGCAGGATGTCAAGGATGCCGGGATTGGCAGCATTCCGGTCGGTTGGCTGCTGCCTGAACTGAAGACGCCCGCGCACCCCGCGATTGCCCTGGACGAGGCCAACCATGTCGGCGACATCGTGGCGGTCGTGGTGGCCGAGAGCCGCGCGCTGGCCGAGGACGCCGCGTCCATGCTGGAGGTGGACTACGAGCCGCTGCCGTCGGTGGCCTTTGCGGGCGCGGCCCTTGCCGAGGGGGCGCCCACGGTGCACGACGACGTACCCGGCAACGTGGCCTTCAACTGGGAAATCGGCGACGAGATGGCTGTCAAGGAAGCCTTCAATGTGGCCCATAAGACCGTCAAGCTCAAACTCAGGAACCACCGCCTGATTCCCAATGCCATCGAGCCGCGCGCCTCGCTCGCGCAGTTCACCCCGGCCAGCGGTGAGTACCTGCTGTACACCACCTCGCAGAACCCGCACATCCACCGCCTGATCCTGGCCGCCTTCGTCATGAACATCCCCGAGCACAAGCTGCGCGTGATCAGCCCCGACGTGGGTGGGGGCTTCGGTTCCAAGATCTTCCAGTATCAGGAAGAGGTCATCATGCTGCTGGCCGCCCGCATGCTGGGCCGTCCGGTCAAGTGGACGGCGCGGCGTTCCGAGGCCTTTGTCAGCGACATGCAGGGCCGTGACCACGAGACCGAGACCGAGATGGCGGTCGACGAGAACGGCAAGATGCTGGCCCTGCGTGTGAATACGCTGGCGAACCTGGGCGCGTATCAGACGCTGTTTGCGCCGGCCGTCCCCACCTACCTGTACGGCACCCTCTGCAACGGCGTGTACAAGCTGCCCGCCATTCACGTCAAGGTGCAGGGCGTCATGACCAACACCGTGCCGGTGGACGCTTACCGTGGTGCTGGCCGCCCGGAGGCCACCTACGCCGTCGAGCGCACGGTGGACGCCACGGCCCACGCGCTGGGTGAGGACCCTGCCGAGTTCCGGCGCAAGAACTTTATCCAGCCCGAGGACTTCCCGTACCAGACGCCGGTGGCCCTGGTCTACGACAGTGGCAATTACGAGCCCGCGCTGGACATGGCCCTGAACATGATGAAGTACCCGGAGCTGCGCGCCGAGCAGCAGCGCATGAAGGGGAGCAATAAGATTCTGGGCGTGGGCGTGATCAGTTACGTGGAGGCCTGTGGCCTCGCGCCGTCCGCCCTGGTGGGCCAGTTGGGCGCGCAGGCCGGACAGTGGGAGAGCAGCTTGGTGCGTGTGTATCCCACCGGGAAAGTGGAACTGTTCACCGGTTCGCACAGCCACGGACAGGGTCACGAAACGGCCTTCCCGCAGATCGCCGCCGACGAACTCCAGATTCCGATCGAGGACATTGACCTCGTTCACGGCGACACGGGCCGGATGCCCTACGGGTGGGGCACCTACGGCAGCCGCTCGGCGGCGGTGGGCGGTAGCGCCCTTAAAGTGGCTCTGCAGAAGATCACGGCCAAGGCCAAGAAGATCGCCGCGCACCTGCTGGAGGCCTCCGAGGAGGACGTGGAGCACGCGGACGGTGTGTTCCGCATCAAGGGTGCCCCGGACCAGTCCAAGACCTTCTTTGACGTGGCGCTGATGGCGCACCTCGCCCACAGTCTGCCCGATGGCATGGAGCCGGGGCTGGAGGCCACCGCCTTCTACGATCCCAAGAACTTCGTGTATCCCTTTGGCACGCATATGGCCGTGGTGGAGATCGACACCGATACGGGCAAGGTGGATCTCCGCAATTACGGCTGTGTGGACGACTGCGGTCCCCTCATCAATCCCCTGATCGTGGAGGGCCAGGTCCACGGCGGCATCGCCCAGGGCGCGGGTCAGGCGCTGTGGGAAGAGGGGGCCTACGACGAGGACGGTAACCTGCTGGCGGCCTCCTACATGGAATACACCATGCCGCGGGCCGACGATCTGCCGATGTACCAGATCGATCACACCGTGACGCCCAGTCCCCACAACCCGCTGGGGGTCAAGGGCATCGGCGAGTCTGGAACGATTGCCAGCAGTGCCGCCGTCGCCAACGCCGTAATGGACGCGCTGTGGCACGAGTGCGGCATCGAGCACATGGACATGCCCTACACCGCCGAGAAGGTCTGGAAGGCCATCCGCGCCTCGCGTGCGGGGATGGGCCAGGCCGCGGACGACTGA
- a CDS encoding FAD binding domain-containing protein, giving the protein MYPAPFDYQKAASVDDALKAMADNPDLKIIAGGHSLLPAMKLRLAQPPALLDIFNLEELKGIQEDGDFYVVGAMTTHAEVLRSSLPLFPEVAGWVGDPMVRNRGTIGGSLAHADPSADYPAAALATGAEFVIRGMGGERTVGADDMFVGMFESAVQPGELLTHIRIPRGITASVYEKYRHPASHYAIVGVAMARHADGQIRAAYTGAAEKAARLTRLEERLNAGQDAGTGLVEGADMLGDRFASAEYRAHLVDVLSDRAAKRLG; this is encoded by the coding sequence ATGTATCCAGCCCCTTTCGACTATCAGAAAGCCGCCAGCGTCGATGACGCCCTCAAAGCCATGGCCGACAATCCCGATCTGAAGATCATCGCCGGGGGGCATTCATTGCTGCCCGCCATGAAACTTCGTCTGGCCCAGCCGCCCGCGCTGCTGGACATCTTTAATCTGGAAGAACTCAAGGGCATCCAGGAGGACGGCGATTTTTACGTCGTCGGCGCGATGACCACGCACGCGGAGGTCCTGCGCAGCTCTCTCCCCCTCTTCCCGGAGGTGGCAGGCTGGGTGGGCGATCCGATGGTTCGCAACCGGGGGACCATCGGGGGCAGTCTAGCCCACGCCGATCCCAGCGCCGATTATCCGGCGGCGGCGCTGGCGACGGGAGCGGAGTTCGTCATCCGTGGGATGGGCGGCGAGCGCACTGTGGGCGCGGACGACATGTTCGTGGGCATGTTCGAGAGCGCCGTGCAGCCCGGCGAACTGCTGACCCACATCCGCATTCCAAGGGGGATCACCGCCAGCGTCTACGAGAAATACCGTCACCCGGCCAGCCATTACGCCATCGTGGGGGTGGCGATGGCCCGCCACGCGGACGGCCAGATTCGCGCGGCCTATACCGGGGCGGCGGAAAAGGCGGCGCGGCTGACCAGGCTCGAAGAGCGCCTGAACGCCGGGCAGGACGCCGGAACCGGGCTGGTAGAGGGCGCCGATATGCTGGGGGACCGTTTCGCCAGCGCCGAGTACCGCGCGCATCTGGTGGACGTGCTGTCGGATCGCGCGGCCAAACGCCTGGGTTAA
- a CDS encoding amidase produces the protein MPTPPDFPDPQRAWAYRPSEALEGAPGGPLAGLTFSVKDLFGVPGWPLTASTRAPVPEVGESVLVRRLLELGASAVGKTHLHEVALGITGLNGYGSTTHPHDPARVPGGSSGGAAVSVALGQADFALGTDTGGSIRVPAAWCGVAGYKPTKGHPDWSTQGVLPLSWTCDHAGPLARDLGTIARVHGALNRGQIRGQDWNGVRVGLWLPDGWTDATVRAATLASATDLEGRGAVVTQVHLPEMLDAYSPIVLSEAAQVHAEALQLADPGFQPFTLSALRQGAALSAEDVQHAFDRRADYAWLLNGLLTAFDVILAPAVPTPPPLIGQDEVEVGEGTVPLRRAVLRLTAPFSLLGVPTVSLPTSTADVGVQLVGRHGEDDRLLGLGLAWGAGA, from the coding sequence ATGCCCACCCCGCCAGATTTCCCGGACCCCCAGCGTGCCTGGGCCTACCGTCCTTCCGAAGCTCTGGAGGGTGCACCCGGTGGGCCGCTCGCGGGCCTGACCTTCAGCGTCAAGGACCTGTTCGGCGTCCCTGGCTGGCCGCTGACCGCCAGCACCCGCGCCCCGGTGCCGGAGGTGGGGGAGAGCGTGCTGGTGCGCCGTCTGCTGGAACTCGGGGCCTCCGCCGTGGGCAAGACCCACCTGCACGAGGTGGCGCTGGGCATTACCGGCCTGAACGGCTACGGTAGCACCACGCACCCGCACGATCCGGCCCGCGTGCCGGGCGGCAGCAGCGGGGGCGCGGCAGTCAGTGTGGCCCTGGGACAGGCTGATTTCGCGCTGGGCACCGACACCGGCGGCAGCATCCGGGTTCCGGCAGCGTGGTGTGGCGTGGCGGGTTACAAGCCCACCAAGGGACATCCCGACTGGAGCACGCAGGGGGTGTTACCGCTGTCGTGGACCTGTGACCACGCTGGCCCGCTGGCGCGTGACCTGGGGACGATTGCAAGGGTCCACGGGGCGCTGAACAGAGGGCAGATCAGGGGGCAGGACTGGAACGGTGTGCGGGTGGGACTGTGGCTGCCGGACGGCTGGACCGACGCGACGGTGCGGGCGGCGACGCTGGCTTCTGCCACTGATCTGGAGGGGCGCGGGGCAGTGGTCACTCAGGTCCACCTGCCCGAGATGCTCGACGCCTACTCGCCCATCGTCCTGAGCGAGGCGGCACAGGTCCACGCGGAGGCGTTGCAGCTGGCCGATCCGGGCTTTCAGCCGTTCACGCTGTCGGCCCTGCGCCAGGGAGCGGCCCTGAGTGCCGAGGACGTGCAGCACGCCTTTGACCGCCGTGCCGACTACGCCTGGTTGCTCAACGGCCTCCTTACCGCTTTTGACGTCATTCTGGCCCCTGCCGTCCCCACCCCGCCCCCCTTGATCGGTCAGGACGAGGTGGAGGTGGGCGAGGGCACAGTGCCCCTGCGCCGGGCCGTCCTGCGACTCACCGCGCCGTTCAGCCTGCTGGGGGTGCCCACCGTGTCGCTGCCTACCAGCACGGCAGATGTCGGCGTGCAACTTGTCGGGCGGCATGGCGAGGATGACCGCCTGCTGGGCCTGGGGCTGGCCTGGGGGGCAGGGGCTTGA
- a CDS encoding DUF1572 family protein: protein MSGEAVAALYLSDVRGRMRGVRTLGEGALAQLRDSEWHTPLAPDGNSAAVLVQHLAGNMHSRWGSLQEGYRAGTEGESAARNRDAEFEEGALNGAALLAVWAAGWRVFLDVLDHLSPDDLTRPLTIRGEIHTVLEAIQRQVAHYSGHVYQLILLVKTLRGQEWQTLSIPRGGSAAFNAAMLPPDGQG from the coding sequence GTGAGTGGCGAGGCTGTCGCTGCCCTCTACCTGTCAGACGTGCGCGGGCGGATGCGTGGCGTTCGGACACTGGGGGAAGGGGCGCTCGCGCAGCTCCGGGACAGCGAGTGGCACACGCCGCTGGCCCCTGACGGCAACTCTGCCGCCGTGCTGGTCCAGCATTTGGCGGGCAATATGCACTCGCGCTGGGGGAGCTTGCAGGAGGGCTACCGCGCTGGAACGGAGGGGGAGAGTGCGGCCCGCAACCGGGACGCCGAGTTCGAGGAAGGGGCGCTGAACGGGGCCGCCCTGCTGGCAGTCTGGGCTGCCGGATGGCGGGTCTTTCTGGATGTGCTGGACCATCTGTCCCCGGACGATCTGACCCGCCCGCTGACCATCCGGGGAGAAATCCACACCGTGCTGGAAGCTATTCAACGGCAGGTGGCGCACTACAGCGGGCACGTCTATCAACTGATTCTGCTGGTTAAAACGCTGCGCGGCCAGGAGTGGCAGACTCTCAGCATCCCGCGTGGCGGGTCGGCAGCGTTCAACGCGGCCATGCTGCCGCCGGACGGGCAGGGTTAA
- a CDS encoding NAD-dependent epimerase/dehydratase family protein: MRIVVTGATGFLGGVAARELAGRGHMVTGLGRDVERGEALERGGVRFVRADLRDQPDWLPVLNNADAVLHAAARSTLWGRWADFEADNITVSRTVAQACAARGLRLVHISTPSVYNATGLWQNVPESTPVGPRFDSPYAHSKFLAELEVTLAHPEATILRPRGIYGIGDPSIIPRLTRALRSGRLPRLVRGEVHTELTHVRNVAHAARLALEGSAPGIYNVTDGEAVPIWATLDALADALGVRRPVRYVPAPLVERVARVAELAAHLHPARPEPTLTASGVRLLTRPMTLDLTRARTRLGYVPVVHPRRGLAEVLAVVRA, from the coding sequence ATGCGAATCGTGGTGACGGGCGCGACGGGTTTTCTGGGCGGCGTCGCGGCCCGTGAGCTGGCAGGACGCGGTCACATGGTCACGGGATTGGGCCGGGATGTGGAGAGAGGGGAGGCGCTGGAAAGGGGCGGGGTCCGGTTCGTGCGAGCCGATCTGCGAGATCAGCCCGACTGGCTGCCCGTCCTGAACAATGCCGACGCCGTGCTGCACGCCGCTGCACGCTCGACGCTGTGGGGACGCTGGGCAGACTTCGAGGCCGACAACATCACGGTCAGCCGGACGGTGGCCCAGGCCTGCGCCGCACGCGGGTTGCGGCTGGTTCACATCAGCACACCCAGCGTGTACAACGCCACGGGCCTGTGGCAGAACGTCCCCGAATCCACCCCCGTCGGTCCGCGCTTCGACAGCCCGTATGCCCACAGCAAGTTCCTGGCCGAGCTGGAGGTCACGCTGGCCCATCCGGAAGCCACCATCCTGCGCCCACGCGGAATCTACGGGATCGGCGATCCGTCCATCATTCCCCGGCTGACGCGCGCGCTGCGTTCGGGGCGTCTGCCGCGTCTGGTGCGGGGCGAGGTCCACACCGAACTCACCCACGTTCGCAACGTGGCCCACGCCGCCCGGCTGGCGCTGGAGGGGAGTGCACCCGGCATCTACAACGTCACTGACGGTGAAGCGGTGCCGATCTGGGCCACCCTGGACGCGCTGGCCGACGCGCTCGGGGTGCGCCGTCCAGTGCGGTACGTGCCTGCTCCTCTGGTGGAACGGGTGGCCCGCGTGGCCGAACTTGCCGCTCACCTGCACCCCGCGCGGCCCGAGCCGACGCTGACCGCCAGCGGGGTGCGGCTTCTGACCCGCCCGATGACCCTGGACCTGACCCGCGCCCGGACGCGGCTGGGGTACGTTCCAGTCGTCCACCCTCGGCGAGGGCTGGCCGAGGTGCTGGCGGTGGTGCGGGCATAA
- a CDS encoding MBL fold metallo-hydrolase → MTHLRVVPLVAGECLNLRALTERGAAWRVQTYPAGFALLLHPTHGPVLFDTGYSARVVASMRRWPGVLYGLLTPVRLDARQTAAAQLARLGFAADEVREIIVSHLHADHVGGLRDFGAAQFSLDAGTYTALRHLRGVAAIRKAFMPELLPWDFGARLRPMEFLPAPAGLSPFAVAADVFGDGSAYAVQVPGHAPGMIALIVRTSAGAGLDGDGAGLTLLASDAAWSVRALREGLEVHPLARVVFDDAAAERRSAAHLREWLLDHPRARVIVSHDAPEGENG, encoded by the coding sequence ATGACCCATCTGCGCGTGGTTCCGCTGGTCGCGGGCGAGTGTTTGAATCTGCGGGCGCTGACCGAACGGGGGGCAGCGTGGCGGGTCCAGACCTATCCGGCGGGGTTCGCGCTGCTGCTGCACCCCACGCACGGCCCGGTGCTGTTCGACACCGGGTATTCGGCGCGCGTGGTGGCCTCCATGCGGCGCTGGCCCGGCGTGTTGTACGGCCTGCTGACTCCGGTGCGCCTGGACGCGCGCCAGACAGCGGCGGCGCAGCTGGCCCGCCTGGGCTTTGCGGCAGATGAGGTGAGAGAGATTATCGTGTCCCACCTGCACGCCGATCATGTCGGCGGCCTACGCGATTTTGGGGCGGCCCAGTTCTCCCTGGACGCTGGAACGTACACGGCTCTGCGGCATTTGCGCGGCGTGGCGGCCATTCGCAAGGCGTTCATGCCCGAGCTGCTGCCCTGGGATTTTGGAGCGAGGCTGCGTCCTATGGAGTTTCTGCCGGCTCCTGCAGGACTCTCGCCCTTCGCTGTGGCTGCCGACGTGTTCGGGGACGGCAGCGCTTACGCGGTGCAGGTGCCGGGCCACGCGCCAGGGATGATCGCGCTGATCGTCCGGACCAGCGCCGGGGCTGGGTTGGACGGCGACGGCGCGGGCCTGACCCTGCTTGCCAGCGACGCCGCCTGGAGCGTCCGGGCCTTGCGTGAAGGGCTGGAGGTGCATCCGCTGGCCCGGGTGGTGTTCGACGATGCTGCCGCCGAGCGCCGCAGCGCCGCACACCTGCGCGAGTGGCTGCTGGACCATCCCCGCGCCCGGGTGATCGTCAGTCACGATGCGCCGGAGGGTGAAAATGGCTGA